Within Kutzneria chonburiensis, the genomic segment GGTGACGGCGGCGGCTCCGATTCAGTTCCGGTCGCGGATCGGCTGGTGGTTGCCGGCGGCGCCGTCACTGATGGACGGTGCGCCGGTGGTGCGGGTGCGCGGCGAGGTGGTCGGCGGCGACAAGGCGTGGATGCTGCTGTCGGTTGACGGGGGACGGCTGCACCTGCGGGTGACGAACGTGCGGCGGCCGATCCGGCAGCTGGTGGCCAGGCAGCGGGAGATGTCGCTGATCGGCCCGAACGCGGACGGCGTGGCAGCGGTGGTGCTGGACGGAGTGTCGTTCCCGCTGCCGGCGAAGGTCGTGCCGGCGCCGGCCGAGCCCCGGCCCGAGCCGATCACGGAGGAGGACCTGTCGCGCCTGGCGGCGGCCCAGGCGGCCCTGCTGGTGTGGTTCGGGGTCGGCTTCGTGACGTTGCTCGGCGCGAGTGTGCTGTTCGATCTGCTGCTGGTGATGGACGGCTGGATCGCGGCGACGATCGGCTTTGTCATCGTCCTGCTCGCGGGCTTCATCGCGAGCTTCTTCCGGCGCGGCGACCAGCACCGCATGGTGAAGCTGCTGCGCAACGGCCCGTGGCAGGCCTACCCGGTGCAACTGCTGTCCTGGACCGGGAATCCCGGGCTGGTCGGCCGGCTACGGCTGGCGCTGACCCTGCCGGACGGGAGTCAGCTGCCGGTCAGCGCGCGGCTGGCGCCGTCGTGGCTGATCGCCAACATCAGCGCCACGGGCTACGTGTGGGTGGCCGGCAGCCCACACCGCGACCAAGCGGCCGTGGTGGGACTGCCGGGCTATCCGCTGGTGGCGGCGGTGCGGTTCCGGGAGCTTCAGGCCCGCTGACGGCGGGCCCAGGTCCAGGCGTACGCGTCGTCCTCGCACGCCTGGGCCGCCTCGCCGAGTTCCAGCGGGCGGAACGTGTCCACCATCACAGCGGTCTCGTCGAAGAAGTCCGCGCCGAGCGACGCCTCGACCGCGCCCGGCTGCGGCCCGTGCGTGCAGCCGGCGGGGTGCAGGGACAGCGAGCCGATGCCGATGCCGGAGCCCTTACGGGCCTCGTAGTTGCCGCCGACGTAGAACATCAGCTCGTCCGAGTCGACGTTGGCGTGGTTGTACGGCACGGGAATCGACAGCGGGTGGTAGTCCACCTTGCGCGGGCAGAACGAGCAGACCACGAAGTTGGGGCCCTCGAACGTCTGGTGCACCGGCGGCGGCTGGTGCAGCCGGCCGGTGATCGGCTCGAAGTCCCGGATGTTGAACGCCCACGGGTACAGGCAGCCGTCCCAGCCGACCACGTCGAACGGGTGGTTGGCGTAGGTGAACCGGGTCACGCCGGCCCGGTGCCGGACCAGCACGTCGACGTCCTCGCCGTCGGCCAGCAGCGGCTCGGACGGGCCGCGGACGTCCCGCTCGCAGTACGGGGAGTGCTCCAGGAACTGGCCCTTGGTCGACAGGTAGCGCTTGGGCGGGCCGATGTGGCCGGTGGCCTCCAACACGAGAATGCGCATCGGCTCGCCGGCGGTTGGCACCACCCGATAGGTGCACGAGGTGGGGATCACCACGTAGTCGCCGTCGCCGACAGCGATCGACCCGTAGATCGTCTCCACCATGCCGGCGCCGGTCTGCACGTAGAGCAGCTCGTCGCCGGTGGCGTTGCGGTAGAGCGGGCTCGGCGCGGTCGCGGCGACGAAGTTGATCACGACGTCGGAGTTGCCGAACAGCACCCGACGGCCGGTGACGGCGTCGGCGTTGTCCCAGTTCAGGTCGGGTGTCTTGAAGTGTCGAGGCTTCAACGGCAGGTTCGGCGTCGGCGCCTGGCGGTGGTCGTCGACCACCTGTGCGTCGACGATCGCGGTGGGCAGATACCGGTGGTAGAGCAGGGCCGAATCCGACGAGAAACCCTCGACTCCCATCAGCTCCTCGGCGTACAGGCCACCCTCCGGCGTGCGGAACTGGGTGTGCCGCTTGCGGGGGATCTCGCCGACCTGTCGGTAGTAAGGCATTGGGCTCTCCGGGTGTCCGATAGTCGGACATCTTTGTTCAGCTGCCGTGACACCGCTAGCGTGTCACCCGTGTCAAGCGCTGTAGAACTCCGTGCGCCCGGTCCACGAGGCACGCCGCCGCTGCTCGCGAGGCTCGTCGACGACGCGGCGCTGTTCCCGCCGGGCAACGCGACGATGGCCGACGCGGTCCGGGGGCACCTGGACGGGCGATCCGGCGAATGGGCCGGTGTGCTGGGCCTTTTCCTGTGCCCGGCGTCCCGCCTGCCGGAGCTGATCACCGAGCTGATCAAGGTCAAGCCGGTCAAGCCGGTGGCCATCTCGCTGGTCATCGACACCGGCCTCGGCGGCGTCCCGAAGGCGGTGTCCATCGTCGAGTCGCGCAGCGAGCTGCTGTCGCTGCGGATGGTGGAGATGCCGGCCCCGTCGGACGTGGACGAGGTGTGGCTGGAACGGGTCTCGGAGTTCGTGCCCGAGGACGTCATCCGGGTGGTCGAACCGCGTCGGGGCGGCGCGGAATGGCTGGACGGCGTCGCCCGGGTCATCGAGCACGGCAGCTGGCCCAAGCTGCGCTGTGGCGGCCTGAGCCAGGAGGCCTTCCCGAGCGTCGACCAGGTCGCGGACTTCCTGTCCGTGGTCTCCGGCGGCGGTGTCTCCTTCAAGGCCACGGCCGGCCTGCACAACGCGGTCCGGCACACCTCGGAGGAGACCGGGTTCACCCACCACGGCTTCCTCAACCTGCTGGTGGCCACCGCGCGCTCGCTGTCCGGCAAGGACGTGCGGGAGGCGCTGGCCGAGACCGACGGGGAGAAGCTGGCCGAGGAGGCCAAGGCGCTGTCCGATCCGGCCGCGCACGCGGTCCGCGGGGTGTTCGCGTCCTACGGCTCCTGCTCGCTGACCGATCCGGTCACCGACTTGGAGAAGCTGGGGCTGCTGTGAGCTGGATCGACGATCCCGAGTTCACCGGGAACCACCCGTTCGGTCCGCAGACGCTGCCCTACGGCGTCATCGACGAGGGTGTCGCGGTACGGGTCGGCGGGCAGGCGCTGCCGCTGCGGCCCATCGCGTCGTCCTTCGGCGACCGGCTGGCCGGGCTGGTGTCCGCCGACAGCCTCGACCCATTGCTGGCCGCCAACCGGCCGCTGTGGAGCGAACTGCGGGCCCGGCTGCTCGAGCTCGTCACGGGGACCAAGGCGCCGCAGGGGGCCGTGCTGGCGCCGCTGGCGTCGGCCCGGCTGCCGTTCACGGTCGGCGACTACGTGGACTTCTACTCGTCCCGGCACCACGCCGAGAACGTCGGCAAGATCTTCCGGCCGGACGGGGCGGCGCTGCTGCCGAACTGGACGCACCTGCCGGTCGGCTACCACGGCCGGGCCGGCACGGTGCAGGTCTCGGGCAGCGACGTCGTGCGGCCCAAGGGCCAGCGCAAGGGCGAGCACGGTCCCGTGTTCGGCCCGAGCGTGCGGCTGGACATCGAGGCCGAGGTCGGTTTCGTGTGCGGCGGCCCGGTCGCTCGCGAGGTCCACACCTCGGCAGCGGCCGAGCACGTCTTCGGCGTGGTGCTGGTCAACGACTGGTCGGCGCGGGACATCCAGGCCTGGGAGTACCAGCCGCTGGGCCCGTTCCTGGCCAAGTCCTTCGCCACGTCGGTCGGGGCCTGGATCACGCCGCTGGAGGCGCTGTCCCGGGCCCGTATCGCGCCGCCGACGCCGCCCAACCCGCTGCTCCCGTACCTGGTCGAGGACGTGGACTGGGGGCTGGACCTGGAGCTGCGGGTGTCGTGGAACGACACCGTCGTCTCCAGTCCGCCGTTCGCCACCATGGCCTGGACGTTCGCGCAGCAGCTGGCCCACATGACCGTGAACGGCGCCACGGTGCGGCCCGGCGACCTGTTCGCCTCCGGCACCGTTTCCGGGCCGGACAAGTTCCAGCGGGGCAGCTTCCTGGAGCTCAGCTGGGGCGGCAAGGAGCCGGTCGAGCTCAAGGACGGCAGCTCGCGGACCTTCCTCGAGGACGGCGACACGGTCGTGATCACGGCCACCGCGCCCGGCGAGGACGGCACCGTGGTCGGGTTGTCCGAAGTGGCCGGCACCGTGAGACCGGCGGCCTGACGTGATGGAGCCGGCCACTCGGGAGAGTTCGCTGACCCTGGAGCGGGGCCTCGCCCTGCTCCAGGCGGTGGCGGACTCCGACACGGGTGCGCCGAGCATCAGCGATCTGGCCACCGCCATCGGCGCTTCGCGGGCCGCCGTCTACCGGCTGCTGGTCCCGTTGCAGGCCCGCGGCCTCGTGCTGCGGGACGGCTCCAAGGTGCGGCTGGGGCTCGGCGTGCTCCAGCTGGCGGCCAAGGTCGTGCCCCAGCTCCGCAATGCCGCCACGCCGCCCCTCAGGGAGCTCGCTGAGGGCGTCGGGGCCACCGCCCACCTCACCGTGGCCGAGGGCCACGAGGCGCAGGCTGTGGCCGTCATAGAGCCTTCTTGGACGACCTATCACGTGGCGTACCGGGTCGGCACGCGTCACCCCGTCACCCGGGGCGCCGGCGGCAAGGCCATGTCCCTGCCGCCCGGCGGCCCCGAGTGGGTCGACAGCACCGGCGAACTCCAGCCCGGGGCGTACGGCGTCGCTGCCCCCGTACGGGGCGTGCCGGGGCTGCGGGCCAGTGTCGGCGTGATCTCCATGGAGCCGCTCGACCAGACCGTGGTCGGCCCGCTGGTGGTCGCCGCCGCGGCCGCCGTCGCCCAGGCACTGAGCTAGACGGTGTGCCGCCAGCTGTAGCGGATCTGGTTGGTGCCGTCGTCGGTGTGCCAGAGCAGGTACAGGTAGGTCCCGTCCGGACGTTGCACGAACGTCGGGCCATAGGCGCTGCCTCCGACGCCGGCGTCGGTACCGGTCGGCCAGTACTCGCCGTCCGGGCTGATCGTGTAGTACAGGTGATCGTCGCCCGGGACGCCCTTCCAGCCCAGGTAGAGGCCGTTGTCGTAGGTGGCAAGGGTCGGGCTGCCGCTGGTGAAGCCGGCGATGGGCGGGCTGAACGTGGTCCAGTTCTCGCCGTCGGCCGAGGACGAGTAGAACAGCCGGTTGTCACCGGGCTGGCCCTTCCAGGCCAGCCGCAGCCGGTTGTCGAACACCGTCAGGGCGGGGCTGTCGCTGGTGCCGCCGGGCACGATCGACGACGTCGACCAGTGCACGCCGTCGGCGGTCGAGGCCACGAAAATCCTGGTGTCCCCGGGCACGCCCTTCCAGGCCTGGTAGATCCGTCCGTTCCAGACGGTCAGCGCCGGGCCGTCGCCGGTCCCGCCGCCGGGCATGGGGGTGGGCGTCGACCAGTCGAAGCCATTGCCGGACGAGGCCATGAACATTCGAGTGTCGCCGTCGACGCCTTTCCAGCCGACGTAGATCCGGCCGCCCATCACGGTCGCGGCCGGATTGCCGCTTGTTCTACCCGGAAACGCCTGAGGGCTGCCGTATAGGCCATTGGTGGTCATGCCGTCATCGGCGGTATTGCGCCATACCGTGAAGATGTTGCCGTTGAGGTTGGCCGCGCCGACCCGGCCGGCGACGGAGTAGCCCAGCTCGAAGCGCTGCGGCGGGTTCCAGCCGCTCGTCGCGGCCGCGGCCGGGCCTGCGGTCAGGCCGCCGACCAGCGGCGCGGCCACCAGTGCGGCGACAAGTAGTCGTTTGATCTGCATGGCGGACACGCTAGGTCGGGGCGTTTATTTTTCATTCAATTAGCCGGCGATGGTCTGATACAGCGCGAACAGTGCGAAGGCGGCGAAAACGAATCCGGCGATGCGCTGGATCAATTGCGGACGGACCCGGGCGCGAATCTTGCGGCCGATGAGGACGGCGATGCCGGCCACCGCGACCAGGGCGAGCCAGGCGCCGATGCCGACGGCGAAGGGGTGGCCGTAGTGGGCGGTGAGGCCGGCGGTGGCCAGCTGTGAGGCGTCGCCCCACTCGGCGGCGAACAGCACGCCGAACGACGTGAGGGCGGCCCGCCGGAAGGAGACCTCGCCGGTGCCGGAGCGGGCGGCGTCCTGCTCACTGTCCTCCTCGGCGCCGAAGCCCTCGCGCAGCAGCATGAAGGCGCCGACGGCGAACAACACGGTGACGATGCCGGCGGTGATCCGCTCGGGCAGCAGTGTCAGCACGCTGCCGAACGACACGGCGATGACGCACTGCACCAGGAACGCCACGCATACGCCGACGAACACGGGCCAGGCCCGATAGCGCGTGGTGAGCACCAAAGTCGCGACCAGCGTCTTGTCCGGGAGCTCGACGGCGAGCACCACGGCGAAGGCGGTCAGCAGGACCAGCAGGCTTGCGGCCACAGGGGTCGATCCCTCCCACGTGTGGCCCGACCGGGGGATGACGCGCGAACCCCGACCGGGCGCGAAATCACCCGGCCGGAGGTCTCGTTCGCCCGCGTCACGCGGGTGAGGCACCGGATTCCGATGGCGGAACCAGTATGTCGATGGCCTCGCCGAAGCCGCCGAGATGAAGGCGGACCTCGGGAACTACTCCCCTCAGGCGCTATCCATCATAGCGTGCGCATGAGTTCGCACGACGCGAGTCGCATCACAGGGTCCCGGTCCACCCAGGACCAAGGTCCCGACCGAAGGGGACGCCGGGACCTGAGCGGGGACCCCGTCCCGGTGGCACTGTCATCAGCGTGGACGTACTCGATGTGGCCAGGTGGCAGTTCGCGATCACCACCGTCTACCACTTCCTGATGGTGCCGTTGACCATCGGGCTGTCCATTGTGGTCGCGGTCATGCAGACCGCCTGGGTGCGCACGGGGAAGGCGCACTACCTGGCGATGACCAAGTTCTGGGGCAAGCTGATGCTGGTCAACTTCGCCATGGGTGTGGTCACCGGCATCGTGCAGGAGTTCCAGTTCGGCATGACCTGGTCGGCCTACTCCCGCTTCGTCGGCGACGTGTTCGGCGCGCCGCTGGCCATGGAGGGCATCGTCGCCTTCATGGTCGAGTCGACCTTCCTCGGCCTGTGGATCTTCGGCTGGTCGCGGCTGCCCAAGCGGGTGCACCTGGCCTGCCTGTGGGCGGCCTCGCTGGCCTCGACGGCGTCGGCCTACTTCATCCTGTCGGCCAACTCGTGGATGCAGCACCCGGTGGGCATCCAGCTGGTCGACGGCAAGCCGCAGCTGACCTCGATCTGGGCGCTGCTCACCAACAACACCGCGATCGCCGCGTTCACCCACACGGTGTCGGGCGGCTTCGCGGTGGCCGGCACGTTCCTGGTCGGGATCTCGGCCTGGCATCTCTGGAAGAAGCACAAGCTGTCCGCTGTGGACGACGCCGACCGCAAGGTCTGGTCGGCCTCGCTCAAGCTCGGCGCCTGGATCGGCATGGTCGCCTTCGCCGCGGTCGCGCTGACCGGCGACACCCAGGGCAAGCTGATGTTCCAGCAGCAGCCGATGAAGATGGCCGCGGCCGAGGCGCTGTGCCACACCGAGGCGCCGGCCAGCTTCTCGATCTTCGCCTACGGCGACGTGTCCCGGCCGGACTGCGAGAACGTCAAGAGCATCACCGTGCCGGCGCTGCTGTCCTTCCTGGCCCACAACGACTTCTCCACCGAGGTCAAGGGCGTGCAGGACCTGATCCCGCTGTACGAGCAGAAGTACGGGCACAACTACCCGGTCGACCCGAGCCTCGGCGCGCTGTCGGGGCAGCCGATCGACTACGTGCCCGACCTGCCGGTCACCTACTGGGGCTTCCGCTTCATGATCGGCTTCGGCGGCATCGCGGCCGGCGCGGCGCTGCTGGCGCTGTGGCTGACCCGGCGCGGCCGGATCCCGCGCACGAAGTGGTTCCCACGGTTGGCTTTGCTGTCCATCGCGACCCCGTTCCTGGCCAACAG encodes:
- a CDS encoding homogentisate 1,2-dioxygenase produces the protein MPYYRQVGEIPRKRHTQFRTPEGGLYAEELMGVEGFSSDSALLYHRYLPTAIVDAQVVDDHRQAPTPNLPLKPRHFKTPDLNWDNADAVTGRRVLFGNSDVVINFVAATAPSPLYRNATGDELLYVQTGAGMVETIYGSIAVGDGDYVVIPTSCTYRVVPTAGEPMRILVLEATGHIGPPKRYLSTKGQFLEHSPYCERDVRGPSEPLLADGEDVDVLVRHRAGVTRFTYANHPFDVVGWDGCLYPWAFNIRDFEPITGRLHQPPPVHQTFEGPNFVVCSFCPRKVDYHPLSIPVPYNHANVDSDELMFYVGGNYEARKGSGIGIGSLSLHPAGCTHGPQPGAVEASLGADFFDETAVMVDTFRPLELGEAAQACEDDAYAWTWARRQRA
- the fahA gene encoding fumarylacetoacetase, with translation MSWIDDPEFTGNHPFGPQTLPYGVIDEGVAVRVGGQALPLRPIASSFGDRLAGLVSADSLDPLLAANRPLWSELRARLLELVTGTKAPQGAVLAPLASARLPFTVGDYVDFYSSRHHAENVGKIFRPDGAALLPNWTHLPVGYHGRAGTVQVSGSDVVRPKGQRKGEHGPVFGPSVRLDIEAEVGFVCGGPVAREVHTSAAAEHVFGVVLVNDWSARDIQAWEYQPLGPFLAKSFATSVGAWITPLEALSRARIAPPTPPNPLLPYLVEDVDWGLDLELRVSWNDTVVSSPPFATMAWTFAQQLAHMTVNGATVRPGDLFASGTVSGPDKFQRGSFLELSWGGKEPVELKDGSSRTFLEDGDTVVITATAPGEDGTVVGLSEVAGTVRPAA
- a CDS encoding IclR family transcriptional regulator, encoding MEPATRESSLTLERGLALLQAVADSDTGAPSISDLATAIGASRAAVYRLLVPLQARGLVLRDGSKVRLGLGVLQLAAKVVPQLRNAATPPLRELAEGVGATAHLTVAEGHEAQAVAVIEPSWTTYHVAYRVGTRHPVTRGAGGKAMSLPPGGPEWVDSTGELQPGAYGVAAPVRGVPGLRASVGVISMEPLDQTVVGPLVVAAAAAVAQALS
- a CDS encoding sialidase family protein, which translates into the protein MQIKRLLVAALVAAPLVGGLTAGPAAAATSGWNPPQRFELGYSVAGRVGAANLNGNIFTVWRNTADDGMTTNGLYGSPQAFPGRTSGNPAATVMGGRIYVGWKGVDGDTRMFMASSGNGFDWSTPTPMPGGGTGDGPALTVWNGRIYQAWKGVPGDTRIFVASTADGVHWSTSSIVPGGTSDSPALTVFDNRLRLAWKGQPGDNRLFYSSSADGENWTTFSPPIAGFTSGSPTLATYDNGLYLGWKGVPGDDHLYYTISPDGEYWPTGTDAGVGGSAYGPTFVQRPDGTYLYLLWHTDDGTNQIRYSWRHTV
- a CDS encoding TMEM165/GDT1 family protein, with protein sequence MLVLLTAFAVVLAVELPDKTLVATLVLTTRYRAWPVFVGVCVAFLVQCVIAVSFGSVLTLLPERITAGIVTVLFAVGAFMLLREGFGAEEDSEQDAARSGTGEVSFRRAALTSFGVLFAAEWGDASQLATAGLTAHYGHPFAVGIGAWLALVAVAGIAVLIGRKIRARVRPQLIQRIAGFVFAAFALFALYQTIAG
- a CDS encoding cytochrome ubiquinol oxidase subunit I, translating into MDVLDVARWQFAITTVYHFLMVPLTIGLSIVVAVMQTAWVRTGKAHYLAMTKFWGKLMLVNFAMGVVTGIVQEFQFGMTWSAYSRFVGDVFGAPLAMEGIVAFMVESTFLGLWIFGWSRLPKRVHLACLWAASLASTASAYFILSANSWMQHPVGIQLVDGKPQLTSIWALLTNNTAIAAFTHTVSGGFAVAGTFLVGISAWHLWKKHKLSAVDDADRKVWSASLKLGAWIGMVAFAAVALTGDTQGKLMFQQQPMKMAAAEALCHTEAPASFSIFAYGDVSRPDCENVKSITVPALLSFLAHNDFSTEVKGVQDLIPLYEQKYGHNYPVDPSLGALSGQPIDYVPDLPVTYWGFRFMIGFGGIAAGAALLALWLTRRGRIPRTKWFPRLALLSIATPFLANSFGWIFTEMGRQPFVVVPNPTGVDGVFMYTAQAVSPGVSAGQVLTSLIALTAVYGVLAVVEVFLLVRYAKAGVAGVMPPADEKKSDDDVLAFAY